Proteins from a genomic interval of Spea bombifrons isolate aSpeBom1 chromosome 4, aSpeBom1.2.pri, whole genome shotgun sequence:
- the POU4F3 gene encoding POU domain, class 4, transcription factor 3, whose translation MMAMNSKQAFSMHPILQEPKYTSLHSSSEAMRRVCLPAPQLQGNIFGGFDESLLARAEALAAVDIVSHGKNHHFKPDITYHTMSSVPCTSTSSTVPISHPSSLTSHPHHSVHQCLEGDLLDHISPTLTVSGMGASDHTVMSSQIHPHHLGAMGHLHQAMSMGHPHSVSSHNGMACINDVESDPRELEAFAERFKQRRIKLGVTQADVGAALANLKIPGVGSLSQSTICRFESLTLSHNNMIALKPVLQAWLEEAEAAYREKNSKPDLFNGSERKRKRTSIAAPEKRSLEAYFSIQPRPSSEKIAAIAEKLDLKKNVVRVWFCNQRQKQKRMKYSAVH comes from the exons ATGATGGCTATGAACAGTAAGCAAGCTTTCAGCATGCACCCAATCCTCCAGGAGCCCAAGTACACCAGCCTGCACTCAAGTTCCGAGGCTATGCGCAGAGTTTGCCTTCCAGCCCCTCAG CTCCAGGGCAATATATTTGGAGGCTTTGATGAGAGTCTGCTGGCCCGTGCTGAAGCTCTGGCGGCTGTGGATATTGTCTCACACGGCAAGAACCATCATTTCAAGCCAGACATTACCTACCATACCATGAGCAGTGTCCCATGCACTTCTACCTCCTCCACGGTTCCCATTTCCCATCCCTCCTCGCTGACAAGTCACCCTCACCACTCAGTGCATCAATGTTTGGAAGGAGATCTTCTGGACCATATCTCACCTACCTTGACTGTAAGTGGCATGGGCGCATCTGACCATACGGTGATGTCCTCACAGATCCATCCACATCACCTGGGAGCCATGGGACACCTGCATCAAGCCATGAGTATGGGCCACCCGCACTCAGTGTCTTCTCACAATGGCATGGCTTGCATCAACGACGTGGAGTCTGATCCAAGGGAGCTGGAGGCATTTGCTGAGAGGTTCAAGCAGAGGAGAATCAAACTTGGAGTGACCCAGGCAGACGTCGGGGCAGCTTTGGCCAACCTGAAGATTCCAGGTGTTGGGTCACTAAGCCAAAGTACCATCTGCAGGTTTGAGTCATTGACCCTTTCCCACAACAATATGATCGCCCTGAAACCGGTTCTCCAAGCTTGGTTGGAAGAAGCTGAGGCTGCCTATAGAGAGAAGAACTCCAAACCTGATCTATTCAATGGCAGTGAGAGAAAACGCAAGCGCACTTCTATAGCTGCACCAGAGAAAAGATCTTTGGAAGCTTACTTTTCTATCCAGCCTAGACCTTCATCGGAGAAAATTGCAGCCATTGCTGAAAAGCTGGACCTTAAAAAGAATGTGGTGCGAGTGTGGTTTTGTAATCAAagacaaaaacagaaaaggatGAAATATTCTGCAGTTCATTAA